The genomic window ACATTGAAAATCATAGAAATTAACGGACAGATGAATAAACTTAAAACCGAGCGATCGCATGAATAAGAACCATCTAGCATTCAAATAATAAATATAGAACATCTACAATACTCTATTTGCCAGTGCATATAAAGTTACAGTTTAAAGTCAAAAATATATAACAGTATTTTTTCTGGTAAATTCAAATTTAAGAGCAAATTTACTCGTTTAACATCAACAGTCTTTGGTTACTGGGCAGAAAAAAGTCAAAAAATCATTTCTTGTCTCCTCAGCACCTCTACCTCTATCTCTTCCCTGTCACCTATCACCTATCACCTGTCACCTGTCACCTGTCACCTGTCACCTATCGCCTATCACCTGTCACCTGTCACCTGTCACCTATCCCCTATCACCCCATGAGAGATGAAAAAATCCAGTGCCTTAATTTATTGGTTATCGAGCTTCCATATAATAGTTGAAGAAGTGAAACAAAATGCAACATCAAGAAAAAGCCCTTAGCTGCCCCCATCTCTCCAACATACTCCCGTATGGGCAATAAATGCCGGGCTTGCCCCAAGATATTGCCTCTACGAACATGACACATTGGCAGACACGAAAAATCCTGTCTGGATGGCACATACGCGGTTCAATTCACAATTTTCTAATGGGAGAACACGGAATTTATGGCAAGAATAGAGACCCGCACTGAACCTATGGTGCTGAACATGGGGCCACACCATCCCTCCATGCACGGGGTTTTGCGGTTAATTGTCACTTTGGATGGTGAAGACGTTGTTGACTGTGAACCGGTGATTGGCTACTTACACCGAGGCATGGAAAAAATCGCCGAGAACCGCACCACTGTAATGTATGTCCCCTACGTTAGTCGCTGGGACTATGCAGCAGGTATGTTCAATGAAGCTGTCACCGTCAACGCGCCGGAAAAACTGGCAGGTGTGACTGTACCTAAACGCGCCAGCTACATCCGCGTCATTATGCTGGAATTGAATCGCATTGCCAACCATCTGCTGTGGTTTGGCCCCTTCCTAGCTGACGTAGGCGCACAAACTCCCTTCTTCTACCAATTCCGCGAACGGGAGATGATTTATGATTTATGGGAAGCTGCCACAGGCTACCGCATGGTCAACAACAACTACTTCCGCGTTGGTGGTGTAGCTGCTGATTTGCCCTATGGCTGGGTAGATAAGTGCATGGAATTCTGTGATTATTTCTTACCCGTCATCGATGAATACGAAAAGTTAGTTACCAATAACCCCATATTCCGCCGTCGTATTGAAGGTATTGGCACTATCGGACGTGAAGAAGCTATTAACTGGGGACTTTCTGGCCCGATGTTACGCGCTTCTGGCGTGAAATGGGATTTGCGGAAAGTTGACCACTACGAATGCTACGACGATTTTGATTGGGACGTGCAGTGGGAAACTACCGGTGATTGCATGGCGCGTTACATGGTGCGGATGCGGGAAATGCGCGAATCTGTGAAAATTGTCAAGCAAGCCCTCAAAGGACTACCTGGCGGCCCCTACGAAAATCTAGAAGCCAAGCGTTTAATGGCTGGGAAAAAATCAGAATGGGATGCCTTTGATTATCAATACATTGGTAAGAAAGTTTCTCCCACCTTCAAAATGCCCAAAGGTGAAATTTATGCCCGTGTAGAAAGCGGTAAAGGTGAACTAGGTATTTATCTGATTGGCGATGATAACGTTTTCCCCTGGCGGTGGAAGATTCGTCCAGCAGATTTCAACAACCTCCAGATTCTGCCTCATTTGTTACGCGGCATGAAAGTTGCAGACGTTGTAGTGATTCTCGGTAGTATCGACGTAATCATGGGGTCTGTTGACAGATAGTGTTCATAGGGTGGGCAATGCCCAATCCTAAATCATTGGTCTTGTAGACACGTTACCGCGTAGCTTGCTTTGCTACGCAACGCTATCGCGAACCCAGTAGGGGTATGTGAGACTTTAGAACCCCGGTTTTTCAAAAAAACCGGGGTTCTGAATTATCGCCAATATCATAAATTAGATAAGATTGTCTAGATAATCATTAAAAATTTTAAAATATTAATTCTTAGTTAATTATTATTAGTTTTCCGAAAAAATTATATAAATTAAGATTGCGAATAATAACTTACCTAAAGTTTTGTTTAGTATTTATTCTATTTCTATTAAATTTAATTTGCTTGTTTGAGTAAGTAAAATTTAGGAATAGAACCTGATAAATTACTATATAAAACTGATCCTGCTATCTGTATTTATAATTTTAGAACTGTGCAAATTCATTCTCACGCAGAATTTGAGCCTAGCTCAAATAAACCTACGGAAGAGGGCTTAAAAAGGATTCTGAATCGTCTTGTCCAAAAAATGCAAAGGGACGCATTAATCAGACAAACGACGAACGAACTGAGAGAATCACTACAGGTTGATCGCTTAGTTTTATATTACTTTTACTGGCAGTGGCATGGACAGGTGACGTTTGAAGCCCTACGTTCTCAGGAGTTTTCCATACTAGGTTCAACTGGGGCTGATGAGTGTTTTAATGACGAGTATGCAGCATTGTATTTAGCAGGTAGAGTTAAAGCGATCGCTAATATTGAAACAGAACCAATCGCAACTTGTCACCGAGAATTTCTTGGGAGTTTGCAAGTCCGGGCTAACCTAGTAGTACCCGTTTTGATACCTAGGGGTTTATGGGGATTACTGGTAGCCCATGAATGTCAAGGAACTCGTAATTGGTCACAATCAGATATAGAACTGATGCAATTAGGGGCGAGAACTTTAGCCACATCCCCTGAAATTTTGGAAAGTTAAATATGAGTGATGGGTGATGGGTGATAGTTGCGCCAGCGCGGTCTTCTCTTCGTTCCCTGTCACCTATCACCTGTCACCTGTCACCTGTTCCCTATTATCTATGGATTCTAATTTGGCACTGCATACAGCCATCGCCCATCGCATTAGTACCAGTCCTCAACAACGAATTACTTTTGCTGAGTATATGGACATGGTGCTATATCACCCTGAACTTGGCTACTATTCCAGCAATGCCGTCAAAATTGGGTTTAAAGGCGGTGATTTCTTCACCTCAGTCACTCTTGACGCTGACTTTGGCGAGTTATTAGCAGAACAATTTCTGCAAATGTGGAAAATTTTAGGGCAACCTATACCCTTTTATTTGGTAGAAATGGGTGCAGGTCAAGGATTGTTAGCGTTACATATTCTTCAATACACTCAGCAGCATCATCCAGATTTCTTCTCAGTCTTGCAGTATCTCATTATCGAAAAATCCCCAGGCTTACAACAAGAACAGCAGCAACGCTTACAAGAGTTTCCCGTGCGTTGGTGTAGCTGGGAGGAGATATCACCCAACTCAATTGTTGGCTGTTTTTTCTCCAATGAGTTAGTAGATGCTTTACCAGTGCATCAGTTTATCTTAGAGTCCGGTGAACTGCGAGAAATTTACGTCACCATTCAGGAAGAACAGGTAGGTGAAGGCGTAACTCCATCCTTTACAGAAATCACAGGCGCACTCTCTACCCCCCGCCTAGGAGAATATTTTGATTTAGTCGGGATTAATTTCCAGCAAGGTGGTTATGAGGATGGCTACCGCAGTGAAATTAATTTAGCTGCTTTAGACTGGTTGAGTATAGTAGCCGACCGCTTGCAACGGGGGTATGTGTTAACAATTGATTATGGCTACCCTGCCAACCGTTATTATAATCCCAGGCGATCGCAAGGAACGCTCCAGTGCTACTATCACCATCGTCATCACAACAACCCTTATATCAATATTGGGCGACAAGATATTACAGCCCATGTTGACTTTACCGCCTTAGAACGATGGGGTGAACCCTGTGGTTTAGACAAAGTTGGTTTTACACAGCAAGGTTTATTTTTGATGTCCTTGGGCTTAGGAAATCGCATTGCAGCCCTTTCCTATCAAGAAATACCCCTTTCTCAACTCCTACAACGACGAGAATCACTACACCAACTCATTGATCCCACAGGACTAGGCAACTTTGGAGTTTTAATTCAAAGCAAGGGATTACCCAAACAAGACACCACTCAACGGCTAAAAGGCTTAACTGTGCCAGAGTAAAAAATTAAAAATCTCTTTAGGAATGCTGGATTAGACAGATATGGACTAGCATAACAGTGATTGCTATGAAGCCGAATTAACAATCGGAGTAATAATTATGTCTGCTCATGACTTCTTAATGTTAGTAACCTTACTTAGTCCTGGTATCTTGTTATCAGTCATCATTATGGTGAGTTTTGCCGCAGGGGGCTAATACCGCCGTGAAGGCGGAAGTCAAAAGTCAAAAGTCGAAAGTTTCCTATATCAAGCCTCTTGCTCGTTTGAAATAGTAGCTTTATTTACGCCGTGCTGTACTAATTACTTAAATTTACTCAGCACTCACCACCGGCTAAACGCCGCGCTACCGCTAACACCACTCACCACTCACCACTCACCACTGAGTTGGTAAATTGAGGATGGAATCAGGAGTAACTACTCCCTAACTGCTGACAATCCCACAATGAAAACGCGATGTCTAACAATAGACTCGCCTATGGTCTACTAAAGGAAAGTGAAAAATGAAGGTGGCATTTCTGGGAACTGGACTAATGGGACTACCAATGGCCCAAAGATTGTTAGCAGCAAATATTGAGGTAATTGCTTACAACCGTACCCCAGAAAAACTAGCACCCCTGCAAGCAGCCGGGGCAGAAGTCGTTACACATCCCCGCTATGCTATTCGGGAAGCTGAGTGCGTCATTCTCATGTTGACGAACGCCGCAGCAATTTATCATGTCCTGCTATCGGACACCTCTTGGCGGACTTTGGCAGGGCGTACTATTATTCAGATGGGAACAATTACCCCAACACAAAGCCAGGAAATCCGAGATTCTATAGTTGGGGGTGGGGGTGAATATATAGAAGCACCCGTATTGGGTAGCATCCCCGAAGCAAAAGCGGGTACGCTAACAGTGATGGTAGGCGCGCAACCACAACAATATGAACGACACTTAAATATACTCAAAAATTTTGGCTCAGAACCTATACTTATAGGGCCTGTGGGAACTGCTTCTGGGCTGAAATTAGCCTTAAATCAGCTAATTGGTTCTCTAACTACAAGCTTTGCCCTCAGTTTAGCCTTTGTGCAACGTCAAGGAATTGACGTGGAAAAGTTTATGGAAGTTTTACGCGATAGTGCGTTGTATGCGCCTACCTTCGATAAAAAACTACCGCGTATGTTAGATGGCAATTATCGTAACCCCAATTTTCCCACCAAACACTTGCTCAAAGATACGGATTTATTTATTTCTGAAGCTCAATCTCTAGGTTTGGATCTCAGCAGTGTTGAAAATGTGCAGAAAATTCTCCAAACAGCCATGAAAATGTCTTTTGGTAATGATGATTATTCTGCCCTATTTTCTGTAATTAGAGACTGGGGAGAGGTGAGTGGAGGTTAGGGGTATTGGTGAGAGTTATTGTTAGACAAAATTAGTAGAAAGACACATAAATATTCTCTCCTCAACAGATGCTATTGTAGGCAGAAACGACTAATGACTAATCATTATTGACTACAATAAAGGCAATAAAATTTCAAATTCAGTACCTATCTCTGGTTGGGAGCGGAAATTTAGATTACCTCCATGCCTAGCGGTGATAATGCGATAACTAACTGCTAAACTTGTTTCTTTATCGGCTCTTTTTTCGATAGAGAAACTTTCGATTATTTGTTTTTGTAACTCATCAGATATTCCTATGCCATTATCAGCAATGCAAATAGAAACCCAGCGAGAATCAGGGGTATCTGGTATTTTGGCTGCTTGAGAAATAACGTCTGTAGTAATGATAATTTCTGCTTGTTTAATATTTTTGCTGCAATTTGGTTGTAGTTGATGTCGCACTGCTTCATCTAGTAAACTATCAACAGCTTGACTTAAAATATTCATTAATACTTGGTTTAGCTGCCCGATAAAGCAAGGGACTGGTGGAAGTTTGCCGTAATTTTTAATGATTTTAATTTCTCCTTTTAAACGGCTTTTCATTAAAATTACAATGCTATCTATACAAGTATGTAAATCTACAGGTTTAGGATAAATTGCATCAATATGACAGAAATTTTGTAAACTTGTGACAAGTTTTTTTAATCTTTCTGCGCCACTGCGTGCGCTAGTTAATGCTTTAGATAAATCTTGTGCTAAATAATCAAATTCAATTTCTTCTTTAAGAATATTTATTACCTCGCAACCTTGAGGTAAATTTTTTTCGTAAGCAGCTATCAGTTTGAGTAAATCTTGGCTGTAGTTGGAGATATGAGTTAAGTTACCCCAGATAAAGCCTACGGGATCTAAAATTTCGTGGGCGACTCCATCTACTAACCTTCCGAGGCTTGCCATTTTATCATTTTGAATCATTTGGGCTTGACTACGTTCGTAGCGCACCTGAGTTTCAATACCGCGAATTTGCCAAGCAGCAATATTTAGTTCATGGGAATCTAATAATTTATAGGTATTTTCTGCTGTCTGGACTACTATTGGTTCTGCCAAAAATTCCGGCGATCGCTTCAGTGTGTGCTGCATGGCTGTTAAAATTGGCGTTGTCTCAGGTAACTGCAAAATCGCTGTACGGGCGTAACTGTAGAGAACATCTAAGGATTCTTTAGCAAATAAATCCTCTCCATAGGGACGAATCAAAAACTCCACTAGTCGCCGCCGGGAAATCATCCCCCGGAATTTGCCCTGTTCTACTAAAATTACCCCTGGGAGTGAGGGATATTGATCAAAATATTTCGCTACTTCTGCACCAGTAAAATTAACTTCTACATCAAAAGTGTACATTGGTAGTTCTTGCAGGCTTGACTCTAAACCGAGATCGCGATCGCTACCAACAGATAAAACTGGTGCTGATATTGGGGAACAAAACTCTTGTGACACGGTAAACTCTCATCTTGACTACAACTGCCAAATAATAAGCTAATATTTTAGCCTTTACATTTGCTACTTACCGCAAGCAAGCAGTCTTCATAAAACTTGTTTCATAGTCAAAGATGAAACATACCTTTTCCCCTATACCGGAATAATTTTCGTGAAAATACTTACGTATAATTGATGATTTTTCCAGATTGGTCTTGCCGATTGAGAGTTTTTATAGTAGAAATTCAAGCAACCCTAAAATTTTATTTTCGGAGGAATCGTAAAAATCATGAATATTAGTAACTGAGAGCGATCCCCAAATATTTTAAAATGATCAATTCTTTATGAATAAGCCCAAAAGGTAACATAATCAAGAGTTATTGTCCGGTAAGTATAATGATTAGCTGTTAAATGACATACTAGTTAAGCACCTAATAGACAAAACTAGGAACTATTGTGGAGATGAAACAATCATTAACAGAGTTATTCTAGTACATCCACTCAAATCAACACCCATCTCTATTACAAGTGACCACTATTAGTGTTGAAATACAACTCACACCCTAATCTCTACTTACTGTTTTCAATATGTTGTATTGTACCTAAATGCGTTTGATCCCCATTCAGCATA from Nostoc sp. UHCC 0870 includes these protein-coding regions:
- a CDS encoding NAD(P)H-quinone oxidoreductase subunit H, translated to MARIETRTEPMVLNMGPHHPSMHGVLRLIVTLDGEDVVDCEPVIGYLHRGMEKIAENRTTVMYVPYVSRWDYAAGMFNEAVTVNAPEKLAGVTVPKRASYIRVIMLELNRIANHLLWFGPFLADVGAQTPFFYQFREREMIYDLWEAATGYRMVNNNYFRVGGVAADLPYGWVDKCMEFCDYFLPVIDEYEKLVTNNPIFRRRIEGIGTIGREEAINWGLSGPMLRASGVKWDLRKVDHYECYDDFDWDVQWETTGDCMARYMVRMREMRESVKIVKQALKGLPGGPYENLEAKRLMAGKKSEWDAFDYQYIGKKVSPTFKMPKGEIYARVESGKGELGIYLIGDDNVFPWRWKIRPADFNNLQILPHLLRGMKVADVVVILGSIDVIMGSVDR
- a CDS encoding GAF domain-containing protein, which codes for MQIHSHAEFEPSSNKPTEEGLKRILNRLVQKMQRDALIRQTTNELRESLQVDRLVLYYFYWQWHGQVTFEALRSQEFSILGSTGADECFNDEYAALYLAGRVKAIANIETEPIATCHREFLGSLQVRANLVVPVLIPRGLWGLLVAHECQGTRNWSQSDIELMQLGARTLATSPEILES
- a CDS encoding class I SAM-dependent methyltransferase, whose amino-acid sequence is MDSNLALHTAIAHRISTSPQQRITFAEYMDMVLYHPELGYYSSNAVKIGFKGGDFFTSVTLDADFGELLAEQFLQMWKILGQPIPFYLVEMGAGQGLLALHILQYTQQHHPDFFSVLQYLIIEKSPGLQQEQQQRLQEFPVRWCSWEEISPNSIVGCFFSNELVDALPVHQFILESGELREIYVTIQEEQVGEGVTPSFTEITGALSTPRLGEYFDLVGINFQQGGYEDGYRSEINLAALDWLSIVADRLQRGYVLTIDYGYPANRYYNPRRSQGTLQCYYHHRHHNNPYINIGRQDITAHVDFTALERWGEPCGLDKVGFTQQGLFLMSLGLGNRIAALSYQEIPLSQLLQRRESLHQLIDPTGLGNFGVLIQSKGLPKQDTTQRLKGLTVPE
- a CDS encoding NAD(P)-dependent oxidoreductase; amino-acid sequence: MKVAFLGTGLMGLPMAQRLLAANIEVIAYNRTPEKLAPLQAAGAEVVTHPRYAIREAECVILMLTNAAAIYHVLLSDTSWRTLAGRTIIQMGTITPTQSQEIRDSIVGGGGEYIEAPVLGSIPEAKAGTLTVMVGAQPQQYERHLNILKNFGSEPILIGPVGTASGLKLALNQLIGSLTTSFALSLAFVQRQGIDVEKFMEVLRDSALYAPTFDKKLPRMLDGNYRNPNFPTKHLLKDTDLFISEAQSLGLDLSSVENVQKILQTAMKMSFGNDDYSALFSVIRDWGEVSGG
- a CDS encoding sensor histidine kinase, producing the protein MSQEFCSPISAPVLSVGSDRDLGLESSLQELPMYTFDVEVNFTGAEVAKYFDQYPSLPGVILVEQGKFRGMISRRRLVEFLIRPYGEDLFAKESLDVLYSYARTAILQLPETTPILTAMQHTLKRSPEFLAEPIVVQTAENTYKLLDSHELNIAAWQIRGIETQVRYERSQAQMIQNDKMASLGRLVDGVAHEILDPVGFIWGNLTHISNYSQDLLKLIAAYEKNLPQGCEVINILKEEIEFDYLAQDLSKALTSARSGAERLKKLVTSLQNFCHIDAIYPKPVDLHTCIDSIVILMKSRLKGEIKIIKNYGKLPPVPCFIGQLNQVLMNILSQAVDSLLDEAVRHQLQPNCSKNIKQAEIIITTDVISQAAKIPDTPDSRWVSICIADNGIGISDELQKQIIESFSIEKRADKETSLAVSYRIITARHGGNLNFRSQPEIGTEFEILLPLL